The genomic stretch GCACCATCGCTTTGTAAGAGTAGCGGTCCTCTTTGGGAGATGCACCCAGAACGGCGACGCGGGAATGCGGTTTTGCCTTCGGCATACTGTCTCCAACAATCTTCGAGTTGCCAGGTTCCTTAGAAGGGGTACCCCACCGCTTGCGGTGGGCGTCGACAGTCATAGTCAGATTTTCAGTTGTGTCAGGTCCTGCCGTCCGCCGACAGGCGGATGATGTGACCTGACACGTTCTGGGTGTCATTCGCTCTCGCTTCTGCATGTAGTTTGGGAACGTGGGTGCCATTCCGGTGAAACTTGTCCCGGCGTAATCCGGGAACCGAAATCCAGAATACACGCCATGGGCTGGACCCCAGCTTTCGCTGGGGTGACACACTCTGGCAGGATACCCCACCCTGGAAGTTCCTTCTCCCCGTCGTGGAGAAGGTGGCCCCGAGCGCAGACGAGGGGCCGGATGAAGGGCTGCCATGCCAGGAAAGCTGAAAGCTTGTAGTGGAATCGTTGCGAGATAATCCAAGGCGCTTACTCAACGGCGTTCCTGTCGCACAGCAAGCCTTCGACTTCGCTCAGGCCGTCGGCTGGGCGCCACCCACTGTGCATCCTCACACCACCGGCAGCACGCCGTTCGGGTCTATCTTCGCCTTGATCTTTCGCGAATACACCGCGTCGGTGTCGTTGTTCGAACTGTCGAGCCCGGCCAGAAAGCTCGCCCGGTCGACAGCGTTCATCTTCATCGATTCATACTCGTGGGCGGCGCTGTCCGGCAGGACTCGGAACGTGGCGGAAATAATCAGCCCAAGCAGACCCCAGCTTCCGGCGAACAACTTGACAATATCGTACCCGGAGACCGACTTGAAACAGACTGACCCGGGCGTGACAATCTCCCCCTCGGGCGTGACGATCTCCGCCTTGATGAGATACTTCTTGATTGTTAGATCGTACTGATGCAACCGTGCGGATAGATTCACGGCCACCGCTCCCCCCACCGAGCCAACATACGGCAGCGCCGAATGCGGCATATACAAATGTTCTACAGTAATATGCTGGTTAATCTCCCTCAGTGG from Candidatus Zixiibacteriota bacterium encodes the following:
- a CDS encoding FAD-binding oxidoreductase, whose translation is MISLDQFIEIIASEFPKDRLTWQKGIPTFHPESADDAARFLKLVNTHRRTTFFTSFGNNIDPVGERFADLVTLRTDRLNDLLEVAPGDFYVTVGSGYPLREINQHITVEHLYMPHSALPYVGSVGGAVAVNLSARLHQYDLTIKKYLIKAEIVTPEGEIVTPGSVCFKSVSGYDIVKLFAGSWGLLGLIISATFRVLPDSAAHEYESMKMNAVDRASFLAGLDSSNNDTDAVYSRKIKAKIDPNGVLPVV